Genomic window (Salvelinus alpinus chromosome 26, SLU_Salpinus.1, whole genome shotgun sequence):
gaagaaatcAAGGAGAGGGACTACCTGGATTTGACCAATAAGAAACGCTTATTTTATTTTTCTGTTGCAATATGTTTTCAGGCGTGTGCCCTAATAAACACAATCCTGGTATTGACGGTGGattgagagaggaagggagggccaGGAAATTATGACTACAGCAGGATTTCTCAATACTCTGCATCTCAAGGCCTGTTTGAAACATAGTCGCCTTCACAGCTGTGTTTATTCACTGAAACGAAAGAGTTCAATTCCATTCGAAATACTTATTTCAAGGAAAGATTAGGCATAATTTAAATATCTAGACCTGCTGCACAGGCTTGGCTAGGTGTGGCAAAAAATGTAACCAATATTTTCAtagaaaaataatatttattgtattttaacgcATCGTTAAACCAACCAAGACAAAACGAATGTTATTGTTTTATATCACACTAAATTCACATAAATGGTTCACAAGTAGTGActtgatgtgtctgtgtgttctggtgCATGTCTCGGCATCCTCCAGGTGTTGTGAAACATGAAGGAATTAAGAAACCGTCATATTCTGTGTCTGGAGGGCTTTGAAACAGGCTTCAGGTACGATGTGATGACAAGCAAAAAATGTACACATACCAAGCACATACTGTAGTCACACACGATGAACAAGTAGGCATACAATACAAAATAGCCTGTAGATAGAAGGCACACGTACAACGTTCACACACATGTGTACTACATCGTGATGTAGAGATTACATTCTCATGCAGGTGAAAATTGCATTCCACTTAAATTAGACTCTAGACAGGGTATAGATACAGTGTGACATAGCCATCATTATGTCTATAAGCTGCTATGTCAAACGTTCACACCATACAcgaacaaacacaaacaaataccAAATCAATTTAGATAAAATACTGGGGAAATAATCATACACGCACACTACCTGCAGCCTAGGTTGGTGTCTGTTAATAAAAGCTGAAGTTTCCCAAATATACCCCCATATATGGACTTTCTCATATGCTACCCCGGGAGTGGCTTGGAATGCGAGTGATTTTATCAATTGTACGTCACTTTACCTGATCAGGACACGTATAACAAGGAGTGCCTTCCTGTCGAAGAGACATCGTGCTCAATGCGCTGACACGGGATCATTTTTGCTTTTCGTCTTGGGACCAACTAGTTTTAGGGGCAGACTCTGGATCAGCATTCCAGTCAATTGTCTACACTAGACTGGGTGTGGCGCAAGACGGAAGTGGGTTGAAAAGGAAAGAGAAGGGGAAACGAGCCGGCATAGTGATTtggagacaggggagggagagactggaCCGCACATCTATTGTCAAGGCCATTTTTTATTCGTTTGTTTGAATGAGATTAAGTTAGAACCGCGCGCAATAGAAAGAAATCCCCCCCCATTTTCGAAAGCGGAAGCCAATGAATTAGGTTTGCTTACTTGCCACGTCTGTAGAAAAAAAATCTTAGCTGATTATAGCAGCAGGAGAACTATCTAAACCATCTAACACAGGGTTAGGCTAATTTGATAACATTTTACGAAAGTAGGTTAGACCTGTCACGTTTTAGTGCGTTATTGAGTCACTGCTGTTAGGAGGAAGAACGTATTTTCACGCCACTAATCTACTACAATCAACGTTTTCCCGTCTTGGTGGGGCGttgtttctttcttttttttcattTCAGGACAACTCGAGCTGAAGTCGAAGTTCTAAGAAACGTTTTAGAGAAGGAAAAAAACTAACTAGGCTTAGCCTACGCTCGCAAACAAGACAATGTCTGGAAACAACAGCATCGACGCGGTTAAGCGAAAGATTAAAGTTTTACAGCAACAGGCAGATGAAGCCGAAGAAAGAGCAGAAATTCTTCAGAGACAGGTCGAGGTGGACAAAACATCAAGAGAACAGGTAAAAAGGATATTCAGTAATCAACATTCGTTTAGGCATTTCGACAAGATGTGCACGTCGATAGGTCTACATTCGATCTACGAAGTGCGTTGATGGTGCACTTTAAAAAGAAACAATGTAGCCTGCCACTGGGACTGGGTCGTGATTCATGCATTTACACCTCCGCCTTACAAGGAGCCCATTGACATGGGATTTGCCAATTCGATATAGGTACGACCGGAAgttacttttcgtagcaggttaggatggACAGTGGTATCCAACATTCTTCTGTTACTTTACCCAGCCAGGGATGGATGTGGAGGGGATGACTAAATGCTAAACAAAAATGTATAGAAAATAAACCATAATACTTTTATTTCCTAATTTATTTAAATAAAATGCACGTATTTTGTCTTTTAAAAACCAAACTACGTTTGCAAGTGGTCTCCGTAACGGTTACAAACGTGACTGATACAAGTCTGAGGTAGAGCTTCTTAattttttctccaatttatgctttggcctcgagtataggatgagtcaacaacattatttggttgTGAGTTAACGGAATATGAACATttaagtgagattttcactggacaggtACTTTAACAGAAGGATACTGAGGGGATTTGATTTAATGTCCAGGGTGAACCGGGCTAGTGTTGATTGCATTAGTTTTGGAATCAGTTTGCCTTCTGGATGTGAGCAAAGTGCCCGTTTTTGCCGATGGAAAAGTCTGTTCAAAACGAAAGTGATGTAATTATTAAGCACTTGTAGTAATGAGTTTGAttgtgttttcacatgcaaaagtaATTCATTTTGATAAACGCTTTACCTGCCTCCCCAACGAAAACTAGAACATTCTAATATTTATTTTGTGGAAAATAGGTGCACCATGCTGCCGATTTGACAACATCACCGTTACTGTTTGATTTGAGAAGGGCGCTCCTCCTGCCACGCGTTGGCCCGATGACGTGATGGGCCATTGCCCGGTTCAACCTGGGTTAGCGTAATAGAATTCCCTCACAAAAGGCAGCTGTAGGAGCAATGGATTGTGGTCATTGGCGTTAATTGCCATATTTTCTGCGCTTAATCGATATAACGAATGGCCTGTTAACTACACCTTCCTACAATGTTCCACAGTTCATGCTTGTAGAGAAATTATGTGTTGAGCTCACGGGGGAAAAAACTAACTAAATGGAATTACAATAATTGAACTTGTTGGTCAATTAGTTATTTAAAAAAGCAAAAATAAACCCGAAGTTCAGCATATCTACATAGATATGCATATCTAGCATATCTATAtcatacctaggataggataaagtaatccttctaacccccccccccttaaaagagttagatgcactattgtaaagtggttgttccactggatatcataaggtgaatgcaccaatttgtaagtcgctctggataagagcgtctgctaaatgacttaaatgtaaatgtatatctcCCAGCACTAATTAAACTCTGATTGCAATGAACGTTCTTCTGGACCTTTGAGAAGGAAATTGTCGCCCCATGCATTTCACCACCTCACATTACACAGAAAGCATGGTAGGTGTACAGCTAAAGAGTAGAGGGAGGCCTTTAGCTTGATATGGCTAGTCTTTAATGCATGTCCATGTCTCTCCCCTCTTGCTCATCTGTCCATCTATGGCCATCTCTTTTCTCCTGTCATTTGTCTGTATACCAGGGTACACTGGCAAATTGTTATAGCCAGTCTAGTGACCTCTATTCAATAAGGTTAACCATGAAAACTAACAAGAAATTGGTAGGAGAACATTTATGCAGATTGTCTTTCCCCCACAATATATTTTCATTGGAGAATACAAGTTAACAGATATTGTATGGTTGCAATGTTGTGCTACACTGAACATGACCCATGTACTGGATGTGTTGAGAAAAtcagtgaatgaatgaatgaatggccaTCTGACTGGAACATTGTCTAGCCTCATACATCGGTGGACGAGGTGTGATATGATGCAATGATAAGTGCTTTGAGCACTAGAAGAAGCACTATATAAATCCTATATGATGGCATATACAAACAattatgtactgtatgttctaAGCAGGGTTGGGGTAAATTCCATTTAAATTTGCGTAGTATACTGACATTTAGCCCAACTCTCCCCCCTGATACAGGCTGAGGCTGAGGTTGCTTCCCTGAACCGGCGTATCCAGCTGGTTGAGGAGGAGTTGGACAGGGCCCAGGAGCGACTGGCCACTGCTCTGCAGAAACTGGAAGAGGCAGAGAAGGCTGCGGATGAAAGTGAGAGGTCAGTGGGACACATTAACGAAAAGAGGCCCACACACTGTAATGCTCCAAACACCACTGTTTAAGGGATACTTctccagagtcagattaactcgtggataccattttatgtctatgtccagtatgaaggaagttagtgcTGTGTCTGCTAGCATGCTTCAACATGTATTTAGTCTTGCCCACATTATGTACAACCAGGGCTTTCTCTAAGGCAACAAAGTCCGATTTGTATCTCTAACATAGCCTAGTCAACTGTTGGGAATGGCTTACGCAAGTGTCGTCTGCATTCATTTACATACACTTgtgcatgtgtgaaataggacaagaATAAGCACCCActaaattatttattattataataaaatgCCCTATGCTGCAATGGAAGCTTAACTTTTTAACATTGGCTTTGTGAAGTAAGACAACATATTGAGAAAAGGGGTCTTGGCCTCGCTCATTATGTCTTAACCTTGTCAGTTTATCATCGTTGTTGGTCTGGAAGTGAAAGCACATGGCAACGATGGCACAGACAAAAGGGGAAACTCAGACACATCACAGGGGGTGCAAATCTGTTTAAAACTTGCCCCTGAAATATGGTGATAAGAAGTCCAGTGTCGGGGAAGTGGGACAATATGGAGCTACATGAAACTTGGCCGACAATTTTTTCATTGATATATTGTTTTCTGTACCCTAAACTAAAATACGTTACGAACAGATAGAAATACGTTCAAAAAAATGTTAGGAGTGCAAgggtgaattgagttattgcacacgtgcACTTCAGACTCTTCCCCAACAGAAATATGTGAATACTTGCTTAAACTCGCCAATAGTATTTCACTAGCTCTTGCTTGGCTCCGCccaccttgcttgttctgccagTTGTGCTTCATTTGCTCCCATTGTAAATGACGCTGACGATAAATCTTAGGTTAGTTACCAGTATCTTTGACGATTGTGTGTTGGATCTCGCTATCTCTCCACATGAGTCATTATTGGCCCAGCCAATAATGTTAATTGATTGGATGTGTGTTTTCTTTGACGCACCGTTGAGTTTCTCCCTCCATTGTCCCTCCCAGACTGAAATGTAGTGTCACATGCTGCTGACAGTGTGAAATATTAACAGTGTGTGTTTAGTTTGACAAATATCCAAAGTCTAATATCCAGTATTGGCGTATTACCACAAAATGGTAGGCTCTCACGTTAGGATAGGCCAAATGAATCCCTACACGATACGATACGTATAATGTGTGCCTGTGTTGGTTCCAGGGGCATGAAGGTGATTGAGAACCGAGCCCTGAAGGATGAGGAGAAGATGGAGCTACAGGAGATCCAGCTGAAAGAGGCCAAGCACATTGCTGAGGAGGCTGATCGCAAGTACGAGGAGGTGAGCATATCACACACGGCAGAGTTCTCAGAATGAACACAACTGCCTGCTGTGCCTGAACTAGCCTTGGATAGTTGTGCAACATTTCTGGAAAAAGGTGATGTTAGGTAATACAATACGTGTGTTTAAAATTGGTAAGATCATGTACACACACGCCATGCTGCTTCAGTACTACCTCATaagcacacacacggacacaatgAGGTAACGTCCTCATCGAGACACAGAAGTGGATGAGGTTATCACATACCTTTCCTCTCACGTAAGGCTGTAAGCTCACTAGTACAGTTTTGGTCTATATGTACACAATTTATATCCAAAATGGGCGTCTCTCCCCACATGCATCACCTGTACACCATCTGCGCCAATCTTGCGAGCAATTGTTTCCGTCTGCAACTGGCACGAAataatcctgtgtgtgtgtctacaggttGCTCGTAAGCTGCTGATCATCGAGGGGGATCACGAGCgcacagaggagagggcagagcttGCTGAGGCGTGAGTTGCCACATGATTGAACTGCAcaatagtaacacacacacacacacgcagaactACGCTGGTGGTACGTTAACACCTGTTCCACACGGCCAAAGATTATTCTGTCAAATGATTTAGATATACTGACGTTTTCCCTCTAAGGAATGTACACACACCTACTACACAGAATACTATATAACATTTAACATGTACTGCATTGTAGCACTGTTGTCCTAAACATACTGTTATCACACAACTACTACTCATGCAGACATGCATTGTGAATTTTCACATAGATTATATTTGTGAACTATATTTAAACAATTCCCTGTCTACATCATAATTATACCAGGCCAGAGTCAAATGCATTGTTAGAGGTTCAAGCGGAAAAGCTGGGCCACACAATGTCATGCAGTGCCATGCCAATTGGCCACATTGGCGCTATAACAAGTTATGGGAGATGCAAACATTTAAAGGTCACGCCCCTCACCCCGTTTGAGCTAGTGTGGGTAGCATCTCAAACATATTGACCAATAAACATTCAAGTGGGCTTGACCTGGCACATAAATGCATATATTGTAAAGCAGATGTGATTATTTGTATTGTAACAACTTGACACATGTTCATAACACTGTCAAGACTCAACATATGCAAGCACGTTCAAATCGGCCACACATATAACGGGAACATATTTATTGCTCTTGATCTGATGAAATTTGGCACATGCTCAGGGATTTGAGTCTAGCTAACCTGCAGAGAATGGTTATCTTTGGCCGCACGGCGGCACTGTTGGACTCATGCAAGTTTATTGCCTTGTTTGAGCGAGAGTCTTGGAAAACATAGCGTTTTGAAGATGTGCGTCCATAGATGCTATATACCAAATTTGGTGCCAGCGATTCTGGAGAAGACATTTTGAACTAGTCAACATTATTACAAATTGTCCAAGGTGCATGATCTGTTTGATTTTGAGTTCTGATATTTGATAAGCATGGTAAGGAGTACAGATGTTATCAGACCAACAAAATCAAACACAACTCAAGTTTTTGAAAGTGTATGATCCGGTTCTGTATTATACCTTTCCCACCGCCGGTATCATCCCAAACCGGCCCCATCCTCACTGTTCCCACAGCCATGAGAATAAACGAGTGTGTTTGCATAACAATGGTTCTGTATCCTAATGAAAAAttgatctccctctgtctctgcatgTTTCTGGGGGTCCGACCTAAATTCCACGCATGACCCCCCCACCCTCCATAATCCCCCGCTCCGCATGTTTATGCGTGATTCCGCCCCCCTCCCTGCACTAACAGCAAAGCCAGGGCCCTGGAGGAGGAGCTGAGGGGTTTCGACCAATCTCTGAAGTCCCTGCAGGCCTCTGAAGACCAGgtagagagtgtgtttgtgtgtgtctgtggcgtGAATATGTATGGTGCAAATGCTTCTACTTCAGTGTGGGTGGAAACACGCTTTGGTGGTAACTTCACTGCCTGatgtttttaaatacattttaccaagacaaatatgattaTTCGTGTTCTGAATCATTCAGTGGGGACTTTCTCCAGTAAGTCATATTTCTTAACctaatacatctgataataagCACCAAGCTCTGTTGACATAGCTTGCATGTTTCTCATAACTTTTGAGGATTCTACATTTTGTGGTTGTCTTCAAAGTTGTTTCTGCCGGTCACAATAAGCAAAACTAGCgtgacacgagctgaattaaatgtactAATCTTTGAAAATATAAAGCTTGGTATACACTCAGTGCTCCTTTGACATTTCAGAGATATGCTTGTTTTTTGTGAAATCTTCTAAAAAGAACAGGAATTTATGACCATGAAAAGcaaaaactaaaatataaaaatacTACATGTCATGTCTCACTCTATCGATCTTACCTCTGTTTTTTTTGTCCTGTGGATTTGAGAAGGATGACAAGCTCAATGGCAAAGGGAACCTGTCAGGTAGCCAGTAGGTTAATTCTTGCACAGAATCCAGCCTAGCTCACGCATTGCTATTTTCCTTATTTTTGTACTTGTTTTCCCCCCTCTGGCCTCTTAGTCACCCTAAATCTGGTcatcctacaagggtaaaaactcCAATAATTTATAATAGAGACCATTGGTTTTCTTAGAGGATTATTAACATATATTTACCCATTGGTCAAAATATAAttttttgattggacaccctactgtgtatgtgtgtttggtgAATATGCCTATTCTTCATGGTGTGTAAGATGTATGAGTGTGTTCATGCTCAACTGACTAGATGTGCTTTAGTGTAATCTACCATTGGTAGAACATCAGGCTTGAGATTTATGGATAGTGTTGGAACTATTTATCTCAATAGCTGGACAGGGAAAGTGATTCGTGTGTGTGAGGAGGAGAAAGAAGTATTCAGACTCGTAGCCTCCGGACAAACAGGTGGTCTTCATTGGATGACTCCAGGACTTGCCAACTTCAACCTTGCCTTCTCTTTCCTTATTTCTGTCAGTCTCTACCTTGCCTCCCTTTCCCTTCCCTACTCTTTTCTCAACCTGTTTGCATGAAATCCAGTGTGTATTAAGTGACATCCTACTGCTCAAGTCGATGAGAGAGTTCAGGGTCATGTTTAGTAGGATTGCTGGGTGAAATGGGAGATGCCATCTCGACTCATCCAGTAAGAAACACTttagttttctgttgcaaaacgttttgctaaggtgtgccctactgaacacaactcAGAATTGACTCATGAGAACTCGAGCATGCACTACTCACATTTTTTTATGCCCTCATAAGGACCTCCAGCCTAAAGCATGCCATTCTAATGACCGTGAACATTACTCGTATAAGCTCATCTTTCGCTAGGGATGTTGCTTAAACTGATTTCCTGTTGTGACATGTGGTCTCACTTTAATATGGAGATATGGTAGTGTCAAGGGTCTGTGGTTAGCCTCATGCCTTTTCTCTGTCATAAGGCGCTCATTCTTTGTGTTCCCTAACTACTGTATCTGTGCCACACCGCCAACTCTATTTCTGTCTTCTCTCGCAATCAATTATCTTAAACCATATTGCCAATGTTTTCACACTGCTGCTCTTTCCTTCCTTTTTACACTGCTCCACCCTCTGCCCTCGTCACCCTCTGTGCCATCTCTCCTTGTTCTCTTGAAACAAACTCAATGGCGACCTCCCCTCAAATCCAGTAAATGTGCTGAACTGGAGGAGGAGCTGAAAAACGTCACCAATAACCTTAAGTCCCTGGAGGCCCAGGCGGAGAAGGTGTGTGTTGGTATTTTACCTGGTTGTGAACCTCAGATTAAACCAGCATGTTACCTGTGTGTGGGCATGTTTTTTGTGACTGTAGAAGCGATTTTAGTAAGTAATGTGTTGACAAATGTCTTTGCACGTGTTGCAGTTgatatataatactgtatctgtGTGAGCAGCATGTGCATTTGAGTGCAGCTgctgtattcaccctacacaagGTTCTGTATTGACTCTGCCTTGAACAACATTGGCAGTGTGTACTACTTACCCATATACCCCAGGCAGTTAACCTTGGGTTAATTGGTCTGTGTAGTTAATTGCCCTTTGGCATTTACCTCCATTCTAGGCTTGAATACCCCCTACCACAAGACATCCGTTCTTGTCATCAGTGCCCTTTACAGCCTATGTTTGTAATTTCTAGAAAGGTCACACTTGCATGAGGCATAGAGTTCATTTAATCTCCATATTTCTAATTGGACCAAAGGCCTGCATGGACAAACACACCCATACTAAGTTTAGGGCTTGGTCTAATATAACATATAGATCAAATGTAATGTTACTCTTATGTTGAAGAGGAAATGCGGCCATAATGAATTGTTCCTTTGCACCCCCTTTGTAATCGTTATCTTCCAATGACCCAGCAGTGGCATACAATTGAACACTTCTTCCAGGTCTGTGGTCATTAGGCACCAACCAGAAGAAAATACTGAAACAGGACACTACCGGGACTTGTTTTTGGTTGCAAAACATTTGAAGAAGTGTTCCATTGTGTGACTTAATGAGCACAACCCAGGTTTATGATTGTTCCCTCTACATTCTTGCATATGCAAGTCCAGGTGTGCTCAGAGCAGATGCACAGTAAACATCCCTACAAGTAAAGCTGTTTCAGtggaataaaggttaaataaataagtgGTATTCTACTTCCATCTTTTATGGACTGGAGTGTTCTGGTATTCCTCTTATGTTTTACCAGTGGCCTGTCCTATGGGGAAAAATATTCAGAACTTtgg
Coding sequences:
- the LOC139554852 gene encoding tropomyosin alpha-3 chain isoform X12, encoding MSGNNSIDAVKRKIKVLQQQADEAEERAEILQRQVEVDKTSREQAEAEVASLNRRIQLVEEELDRAQERLATALQKLEEAEKAADESERGMKVIENRALKDEEKMELQEIQLKEAKHIAEEADRKYEEVARKLLIIEGDHERTEERAELAEAKARALEEELRGFDQSLKSLQASEDQYSQKEDKYEEEIKILTDKLKEAETRAEFAERSVAKLEKTIDDLEERLANAKEENLKIHATLDQTLQDLNSF
- the LOC139554852 gene encoding tropomyosin alpha-4 chain isoform X11, which gives rise to MSGNNSIDAVKRKIKVLQQQADEAEERAEILQRQVEVDKTSREQAEAEVASLNRRIQLVEEELDRAQERLATALQKLEEAEKAADESERGMKVIENRALKDEEKMELQEIQLKEAKHIAEEADRKYEEVARKLLIIEGDHERTEERAELAEAKCAELEEELKNVTNNLKSLEAQAEKYSQKEDKYEEEIKILTDKLKEAETRAEFAERSVAKLEKTIDDLEERLANAKEENLKIHATLDQTLQDLNSF
- the LOC139554852 gene encoding tropomyosin alpha-3 chain isoform X10; amino-acid sequence: MSGNNSIDAVKRKIKVLQQQADEAEERAEILQRQVEVDKTSREQAEAEVASLNRRIQLVEEELDRAQERLATALQKLEEAEKAADESERGMKVIENRALKDEEKMELQEIQLKEAKHIAEEADRKYEEVARKLLIIEGDHERTEERAELAEAKARALEEELRGFDQSLKSLQASEDQYSQKEDKYEEEIKILTDKLKEAETRAEFAERSVAKLEKTIDDLEDELYAQKLKYKAISEELDHALNDMTSI
- the LOC139554852 gene encoding tropomyosin alpha-3 chain isoform X9, producing MSGNNSIDAVKRKIKVLQQQADEAEERAEILQRQVEVDKTSREQAEAEVASLNRRIQLVEEELDRAQERLATALQKLEEAEKAADESERGMKVIENRALKDEEKMELQEIQLKEAKHIAEEADRKYEEVARKLLIIEGDHERTEERAELAEAKCAELEEELKNVTNNLKSLEAQAEKYSQKEDKYEEEIKILTDKLKEAETRAEFAERSVAKLEKTIDDLEDELYAQKLKYKAISEELDHALNDMTSI
- the LOC139554852 gene encoding tropomyosin alpha-3 chain isoform X7 encodes the protein MSGNNSIDAVKRKIKVLQQQADEAEERAEILQRQVEVDKTSREQAEAEVASLNRRIQLVEEELDRAQERLATALQKLEEAEKAADESERGMKVIENRALKDEEKMELQEIQLKEAKHIAEEADRKYEEVARKLLIIEGDHERTEERAELAEAKCAELEEELKNVTNNLKSLEAQAEKYSQKEDKYEEEIKILTDKLKEAETRAEFAERSVAKLEKTIDDLEDKCREAHSCCGFKNFLSPSEHPSRAVQFSLSLLSIFTHSLLG
- the LOC139554852 gene encoding tropomyosin alpha-3 chain isoform X8; translation: MSGNNSIDAVKRKIKVLQQQADEAEERAEILQRQVEVDKTSREQAEAEVASLNRRIQLVEEELDRAQERLATALQKLEEAEKAADESERGMKVIENRALKDEEKMELQEIQLKEAKHIAEEADRKYEEVARKLLIIEGDHERTEERAELAEAKARALEEELRGFDQSLKSLQASEDQYSQKEDKYEEEIKILTDKLKEAETRAEFAERSVAKLEKTIDDLEDKCREAHSCCGFKNFLSPSEHPSRAVQFSLSLLSIFTHSLLG